From the genome of Spirosomataceae bacterium TFI 002, one region includes:
- a CDS encoding Pregnancy-associated plasma protein-A has translation MKRIIVIALIVTTCVKANSQLIINSNTESNLCGSINPSKEELKFLNGELSKIRQLNLENNELIEIPIKIHLTVRSYESSVEIIDEVIANIDSLNKVFETFNMKFISCGGINLIDNLEYGAINNSFDEAQLIKYNVNDAINIYYINALARNGYGLNATSNFPSPSRLKNQIILRKSTTQNFSTLVHEMGHFWNLYHTFERLNGDELVNGTNCRTAGDLVCDTPADPIFAPYSDIFCLYAGTGTDSNGDLYNPLVSNFMSYYFDCRNSFTAEQKVRMYEGYLLRSSILETNLSYSCIPEPSLAATNISIGGLNCSEVVVNWQDNSNNETGYIIEYSSNINKKFLAAGTVEPNQTNFTLETNVGGMDSLFIRIRASNSNAILSEVAQFYVSQDCFCEPSSNMCFRDFNITSLSLSTDDGVSLFEENFNSSLTCIEVLDHSEINLSKSALYRFEVTNNTYNIQYRAWIDWNLDDMFSEEELLYGSNIESKNGISFYFSVPFHSQVGKTRIRIIGSSHEFSSPCPTGSFSYDIKDVIVSIVQECNASYGCVCIPVAERCYEDVYVSNVSIKKSGVDILNNSSTCSFRGYSVFFDQISKLTQFEMYDFFVERNSHWDSGCIAWIDFNRNDTFEDSEKIFSKGESTWSLGNSNFMVPGNALPGVARMRVMMTALDYPNSACIFPSVYGEVEDYVVEIVESTCPNRINITGTINSRLYSYTTLETSSYTSPNPSSVLSIGANNYVILNPGFESKPLNIGSFLVDTNGCN, from the coding sequence ATGAAAAGGATAATAGTTATAGCACTAATAGTTACAACTTGTGTAAAAGCTAATTCACAGCTAATCATTAATTCTAATACTGAATCTAATTTATGCGGTTCAATCAACCCGTCAAAAGAAGAATTAAAATTTTTAAATGGTGAATTGTCAAAAATCAGGCAGCTAAATTTAGAAAATAACGAGTTAATTGAAATACCAATAAAAATCCATCTCACAGTTAGGTCATACGAGAGTTCAGTTGAAATAATCGACGAGGTAATTGCAAATATTGACAGTCTTAACAAAGTGTTTGAAACTTTTAATATGAAGTTTATTAGTTGTGGAGGAATAAACCTTATAGACAATCTCGAATATGGTGCAATTAATAATTCCTTTGACGAAGCACAATTGATAAAGTATAATGTAAATGATGCTATAAATATTTATTATATTAATGCTTTAGCAAGAAATGGTTATGGCTTAAATGCTACTAGTAATTTCCCAAGTCCCAGTAGGTTGAAAAATCAAATAATTTTAAGGAAAAGCACCACTCAAAATTTTAGTACTCTTGTACATGAAATGGGACACTTTTGGAATCTATATCATACTTTTGAAAGACTTAATGGAGACGAATTAGTAAACGGGACAAATTGTAGAACTGCTGGTGATTTAGTATGTGATACACCAGCCGACCCTATATTCGCACCTTATTCAGACATATTTTGTCTATACGCAGGAACAGGAACGGACTCAAATGGGGATTTGTATAATCCTCTTGTTTCAAACTTTATGTCTTATTACTTCGATTGTCGAAATTCTTTTACAGCGGAACAAAAAGTAAGGATGTATGAAGGGTATCTGTTGAGAAGTTCAATTCTAGAAACAAATCTTAGTTACAGTTGTATTCCTGAGCCTTCACTTGCCGCAACAAACATCTCAATAGGCGGTTTAAATTGTTCTGAAGTCGTTGTAAATTGGCAAGATAATTCCAACAATGAAACTGGGTATATTATAGAGTATAGTAGTAATATCAATAAAAAGTTTCTTGCAGCAGGTACGGTTGAGCCTAATCAAACAAACTTTACTCTTGAGACAAATGTCGGAGGGATGGATTCCTTATTTATTAGGATTAGGGCTAGTAATTCTAATGCGATTTTGAGCGAAGTTGCACAATTTTATGTTTCACAAGATTGTTTCTGTGAACCTTCATCAAATATGTGCTTTAGAGATTTTAATATTACGAGTTTATCGCTATCAACTGATGACGGTGTTTCACTTTTTGAAGAAAATTTTAATTCAAGCTTAACTTGTATTGAGGTTTTAGATCATTCTGAAATAAATCTGTCAAAAAGTGCTCTATATCGTTTTGAGGTAACAAACAATACGTATAACATACAGTATAGGGCTTGGATTGATTGGAATCTAGATGATATGTTTTCGGAAGAAGAGTTACTTTATGGTAGCAATATCGAAAGTAAAAATGGGATTTCTTTTTACTTTAGCGTTCCGTTTCATTCACAGGTTGGAAAAACTAGAATTAGAATAATAGGAAGTAGTCATGAATTTAGTAGTCCATGTCCTACAGGAAGCTTTTCATATGATATAAAAGATGTAATTGTTTCCATTGTTCAAGAATGTAATGCATCGTATGGATGTGTTTGTATTCCAGTTGCAGAAAGGTGCTATGAAGATGTTTACGTTAGTAATGTTTCTATTAAGAAAAGTGGAGTTGATATACTGAATAATTCTTCAACTTGTTCGTTTAGAGGCTATTCTGTTTTCTTTGACCAAATTTCGAAACTAACACAATTTGAGATGTACGATTTTTTTGTTGAAAGAAATAGTCATTGGGACAGCGGTTGTATTGCTTGGATTGATTTTAATAGAAATGACACATTTGAAGATTCGGAAAAAATATTTTCAAAGGGCGAGTCAACTTGGAGTCTTGGAAACTCTAATTTTATGGTTCCAGGAAATGCTCTACCAGGTGTGGCCAGAATGAGAGTCATGATGACTGCATTAGATTATCCCAATAGTGCTTGTATTTTTCCTTCAGTTTATGGTGAAGTTGAGGATTACGTAGTTGAAATTGTTGAATCAACATGTCCAAATAGAATTAATATTACCGGAACAATTAATTCCAGATTATATAGTTATACTACTTTAGAAACCAGTAGTTATACATCTCCTAACCCATCTTCGGTGCTGAGTATAGGAGCAAATAATTATGTCATTTTAAACCCTGGTTTTGAGAGTAAACCTTTAAATATTGGTAGTTTTTT
- a CDS encoding Azurin, with protein sequence MNSYISKLSIVLIFLSISVFGQKTEDDYYKIITLPIPEGIEMEVGGLAVIPDGSLAACTRRGEVWKIENPYMFNNTRPTFSKFAEGLHEPLGLAYIKGNLWATQRGEVTILRDNNNDGKADEYDQFYKWPLSGNYHQYSYGPVELANGEMLFTLNLDWIGRGASQSKWRGWMFTLNDKAEMTPWATGLRSPAGFNTNNEGDIFYAENQGDWVGSGRVTHLAKGDFAGNVAGLRWSGEANSPVSLKIEDIPDTGEPLFEVAQRVPGLKAPAVWFPHTLMGISTSDIVQDNSNGAFGPFDGQYYVGDQGHSKVMRMQLEKVDGVYQGACYPFKDGFQSGILRMRWGLDNSMFVGQTSRGWAATGKDKFGIQRLVWTGEVPFEIKSIKSASDGFLIEFTQEVNKEKALDPSSYDIQSFNYKYHHTYGSPIINQREVNIKAIKLSDDGLSAHIAVDSMRLGYIFGITAEGITNSTDEPLLHNVGYFTLNVINKAVAGIDQKKYAVAKKMDHSMHQMSKTYEIVSDKRVNSMPDDWGGKVDQTIIIATKPGLKYDTEKVTVKAGTRIKLTFNNNDDMLHNMLIVKPNSVEKVGQAAFNLGLKAEEMGFVPQLDEVMYHTGLLQPESSESIYFTAPMEKGNYTFVCTFPGHYTLMQGVIRVR encoded by the coding sequence ATGAATTCATATATATCAAAATTAAGTATCGTTTTAATCTTTTTATCGATTTCAGTTTTTGGACAAAAGACGGAAGACGATTATTATAAAATAATCACACTACCTATTCCAGAAGGAATTGAAATGGAAGTTGGTGGGTTGGCCGTAATTCCTGATGGTAGTTTGGCGGCTTGTACGCGTAGAGGAGAGGTTTGGAAAATTGAAAACCCTTACATGTTCAACAATACGCGACCTACTTTTTCCAAGTTTGCAGAAGGTCTTCATGAACCGCTGGGATTGGCTTACATCAAAGGAAATCTATGGGCAACACAAAGGGGTGAAGTTACCATCCTAAGAGATAATAACAATGACGGAAAGGCTGATGAATACGATCAGTTTTACAAGTGGCCGCTTTCTGGAAACTATCACCAATATAGCTATGGTCCAGTGGAGCTGGCAAATGGTGAAATGCTTTTTACATTGAACCTAGATTGGATAGGAAGAGGAGCAAGCCAGAGCAAATGGAGAGGTTGGATGTTTACCCTAAATGACAAAGCAGAAATGACTCCATGGGCAACAGGACTTCGCTCACCAGCTGGATTCAATACAAATAATGAAGGAGATATCTTTTATGCCGAAAATCAAGGAGATTGGGTTGGCTCAGGAAGAGTAACACATTTGGCGAAAGGAGATTTTGCTGGTAACGTAGCAGGATTAAGATGGAGTGGTGAAGCAAATTCTCCAGTTAGCCTTAAAATTGAAGACATTCCTGATACTGGAGAGCCATTGTTTGAAGTAGCTCAACGAGTACCCGGTCTTAAAGCACCAGCGGTATGGTTTCCACATACTTTGATGGGAATAAGTACTTCGGACATAGTGCAAGACAATTCTAATGGAGCTTTTGGCCCTTTTGATGGTCAATATTACGTTGGTGATCAAGGTCATAGCAAGGTAATGAGAATGCAACTTGAAAAAGTAGATGGAGTTTATCAAGGAGCTTGTTATCCTTTCAAAGATGGCTTTCAGTCTGGGATTTTAAGAATGCGTTGGGGACTTGATAATTCTATGTTTGTAGGGCAAACAAGTAGAGGTTGGGCTGCAACAGGAAAGGACAAATTTGGTATACAACGATTAGTTTGGACAGGAGAAGTTCCTTTTGAAATAAAATCTATAAAGTCTGCTTCAGATGGTTTCCTTATTGAGTTTACTCAAGAAGTAAACAAAGAAAAAGCACTTGACCCAAGCTCATATGATATTCAAAGTTTCAATTACAAGTATCATCATACTTACGGTAGTCCAATTATCAATCAAAGAGAGGTTAATATCAAGGCAATAAAGCTATCCGATGATGGCTTATCTGCACATATAGCAGTTGATAGCATGAGACTGGGTTATATTTTTGGTATTACCGCCGAGGGAATTACCAATTCAACTGATGAGCCTTTGCTCCATAATGTAGGATACTTTACGCTCAATGTTATAAATAAAGCTGTAGCAGGAATAGATCAAAAGAAATATGCTGTTGCCAAAAAGATGGATCATAGCATGCATCAAATGTCCAAAACGTATGAAATTGTATCCGACAAAAGAGTAAATTCTATGCCTGATGACTGGGGGGGGAAAGTGGATCAAACAATCATTATTGCAACTAAACCAGGTTTAAAGTACGATACAGAAAAAGTTACCGTAAAGGCAGGCACGAGAATAAAGTTAACATTCAATAACAATGATGATATGTTACACAACATGCTGATCGTTAAGCCAAATTCAGTAGAGAAAGTTGGTCAGGCGGCATTTAACCTTGGACTTAAGGCTGAGGAAATGGGCTTTGTACCTCAGCTAGACGAAGTGATGTACCATACTGGACTATTACAGCCAGAGAGTTCAGAATCAATTTACTTTACTGCACCAATGGAAAAAGGGAATTACACTTTCGTTTGTACTTTCCCTGGGCATTATACTTTGATGCAGGGTGTTATTAGGGTGAGGTAA